The Variovorax sp. PMC12 genome segment CCTGCGGTTCCACGCCCTGGCGGCGGATGGTGAAGACGTAGTCCCAGCGGTTGTTGTGGAAAACGTCGCTCAGCAGCGAGGTGCCGAGGATTTCGCGCACCTGCTGGCGCGACATGCCGGGCTTGAGCGCCGCGACCTGTTCCTTCGAGACGAAATTGCCCTGCACCACTTCGACTTTGTAAGGAGTGACGGCCGTCAGGGCGTTACGCGTGCGCTCGCTGAAACCGCTGCAGGCACCGAGGCCGAGCGTCGCGGCGATGGCGGCGACCAGCAGCCAGGGACGGCGTTGGAGAATGGCAGGCATGGGAGGAAGGGGGGTAGCGATATGATCGGCCATTGTAGCGGCTGCCCTTTTCAGGGCCTTTGCCGCAGCCAAGGGCGCAGGAATCAACATGGCCAACATCGACGAACTCAAGAATACCGGCCTCAAGGCCACATTGCCGCGGCTGAAGATCCTCGAGATCTTCCAGACCGGCAGCCAGCGGCACATGACCGCGGAAGACGTGTTTCGCGTGCTTCTGAACGAACACTCGGACATCGGCCTGGCCACCGTCTACCGCGTGCTGACCCAGTTCGAGCAGGCCGGCATCCTCGAGCGCAGCCATTTCGAGAGCGGCAAGGCCGTCTACGAACTCAACGAAGGCACGCACCACGACCACCTGATCTGCACCTCGTGCGGCAAGGTCGAGGAGTTCTACGACGCCGAGATCGAACGCCGCCAGCAGATGATCGCCAAGGACAAGGGCTGGATCCTGCAGGACCACGCCATGTCGCTCTACGGCCTTTGCGGGGATTGCGCCAGGAAGCGCTGAACCCGCACCTGTTCCCGCGGCAGGAAGCCAAAGAAAAAAGGG includes the following:
- the fur gene encoding ferric iron uptake transcriptional regulator, with protein sequence MANIDELKNTGLKATLPRLKILEIFQTGSQRHMTAEDVFRVLLNEHSDIGLATVYRVLTQFEQAGILERSHFESGKAVYELNEGTHHDHLICTSCGKVEEFYDAEIERRQQMIAKDKGWILQDHAMSLYGLCGDCARKR
- a CDS encoding outer membrane protein assembly factor BamE; the protein is MPAILQRRPWLLVAAIAATLGLGACSGFSERTRNALTAVTPYKVEVVQGNFVSKEQVAALKPGMSRQQVREILGTSLLSDVFHNNRWDYVFTIRRQGVEPQERHLTVFFNGELMDRFEGDEMPSEEEFVATLDTRKRSGKVPTLEASEDELKKFAPSKDEKKADNSAASSPSASLPPLPAAYPPLEATR